In a genomic window of Paramicrobacterium chengjingii:
- a CDS encoding HNH endonuclease gives MQSTSAASGVETPEGPDAVAARIAENALSAVAELASINPAQLSANALLTYVGVLGNIARLVEGRQIGNVGDIARRSDTDAGFEGLAARHGSSSPTGLFEKITGVKNSTAHRYSKVAEQTTPRVSDTGLPLDPMFTQTADALAEGTIGLDVAEVITSALAPVLSRVAPEQADWAENTLLGNATGAYGEIPVTADALRQQARMFCVALDPDGVEPTAEELHQARALLFRHQDDGSMRITGTLSPEQAAQVTPVFDAFMSKRTSPKFMETEELAAHGEEPEARSKQQERADVFTPKQRLALIARDGGTCVAADCDIPAWLCEAHHVHGWAKDGKTDTTNGVMLCWWHHRLVERGEWSLTRDNTGQPRLVPPDWYVNRRYLGRRRKPGDDNDTGPDPGRDTRPRT, from the coding sequence ATGCAAAGCACGTCGGCGGCGTCAGGTGTCGAGACTCCAGAGGGTCCGGATGCTGTCGCCGCGCGCATTGCTGAGAATGCGCTGTCGGCTGTTGCCGAGCTCGCTTCTATCAATCCGGCGCAGCTTTCGGCGAACGCGCTGCTGACCTACGTTGGTGTTCTGGGGAACATCGCCCGCCTGGTCGAGGGCCGCCAGATCGGCAATGTCGGTGACATTGCCCGGCGTTCGGATACGGATGCGGGGTTTGAGGGTCTCGCTGCCCGTCACGGGTCATCGTCTCCAACAGGACTGTTTGAGAAGATCACCGGGGTGAAGAACTCCACAGCGCACCGATACTCGAAGGTCGCCGAGCAGACGACTCCGCGGGTGTCTGACACGGGGCTGCCGTTGGATCCAATGTTCACCCAGACGGCGGATGCTCTTGCTGAGGGCACGATCGGTCTCGATGTTGCCGAGGTGATCACATCGGCGTTGGCTCCGGTACTGTCGCGGGTGGCACCAGAACAGGCAGATTGGGCCGAGAACACACTGCTCGGCAACGCCACGGGCGCATACGGTGAGATTCCTGTCACGGCGGATGCTCTGCGTCAGCAGGCCCGCATGTTTTGTGTTGCGTTGGATCCGGATGGTGTGGAACCCACAGCGGAAGAACTCCATCAGGCACGTGCTCTGCTGTTTCGTCACCAGGACGACGGGAGTATGAGAATCACCGGCACTCTCTCCCCGGAACAGGCAGCACAGGTGACACCCGTGTTTGACGCATTCATGTCCAAGAGAACATCACCAAAGTTCATGGAAACCGAAGAACTCGCCGCCCACGGTGAAGAACCGGAAGCACGGTCGAAGCAGCAGGAACGCGCCGACGTGTTCACCCCGAAGCAACGCCTCGCGCTCATCGCCCGCGACGGCGGCACGTGTGTTGCTGCTGACTGTGACATCCCCGCCTGGCTGTGTGAAGCACACCACGTACACGGGTGGGCAAAGGACGGGAAGACCGACACCACGAACGGTGTCATGCTCTGCTGGTGGCATCACAGGCTTGTCGAACGCGGCGAATGGTCACTCACCCGCGACAACACAGGGCAACCGAGACTCGTTCCACCAGACTGGTACGTGAATCGACGGTATCTCGGCAGGCGGCGCAAACCCGGAGACGATAACGACACCGGACCCGACCCCGGACGAGATACCAGGCCGCGCACCTGA
- a CDS encoding ABC transporter ATP-binding protein: protein MTIAQETLAGQGLTLGYNGRVISSELDVSIPTESFTAIIGPNACGKSTLLRALSRLLSPTSGQVILDGRAITEYGSKEVARRLGLLPQSSIAPDGITVFELVSRGRFPHQSILKQWSEADAHAVHDAMESTNVLHLSDAQVDELSGGQRQRVWLALVLAQQTPILLLDEPTTFLDIAHQIDVLNLCRSLHAQRNYTLVAVLHDLNMAFRYADHIIAMRDGRIVAQGDPAEIVSAELVHEVFGLRAVCVDDPVTGRPMVVPLDAVPETPSDIQAGDGTWE, encoded by the coding sequence ATGACCATCGCTCAGGAGACACTCGCCGGTCAGGGGCTGACACTCGGCTACAACGGTCGCGTGATCTCTTCTGAGCTTGACGTCTCGATTCCGACGGAGTCGTTCACGGCCATCATCGGACCGAATGCCTGCGGAAAGTCGACGCTGTTGCGCGCTCTGTCGCGGCTGCTCTCGCCCACGTCGGGGCAGGTGATTCTTGACGGCCGTGCAATCACCGAGTACGGCTCGAAAGAGGTGGCTCGACGGTTGGGACTTTTGCCACAATCATCCATTGCGCCCGATGGCATCACCGTGTTCGAGCTGGTTTCACGCGGCAGGTTTCCCCATCAGAGCATCCTGAAGCAATGGTCGGAGGCTGATGCGCATGCGGTTCACGACGCCATGGAGTCGACGAACGTTCTGCATCTTTCCGACGCGCAGGTCGATGAACTGTCTGGCGGGCAGCGTCAGCGCGTGTGGCTTGCCCTTGTGCTCGCCCAGCAGACGCCGATTCTGCTGCTCGACGAACCAACGACATTTCTCGACATCGCCCACCAAATCGATGTGCTCAACTTATGCCGCTCGCTCCACGCGCAGAGAAACTACACGCTCGTCGCCGTTCTGCACGATCTCAACATGGCATTCCGCTACGCGGACCACATCATTGCGATGCGCGACGGACGAATTGTCGCGCAAGGCGACCCGGCAGAGATCGTCTCCGCCGAGCTGGTGCACGAGGTTTTCGGGCTGCGTGCCGTCTGCGTCGACGATCCCGTGACGGGCAGGCCAATGGTCGTGCCGCTCGACGCGGTGCCCGAGACGCCAAGCGACATCCAGGCGGGCGACGGAACCTGGGAATAG
- a CDS encoding CPBP family intramembrane glutamic endopeptidase, with translation MTRSAGRSWLALAVYLGLAFGLSWLIALPLGVSGDGLEHPAFGAIALCMMLTPAIAALVTVFAIERPQHPAEALGLVPLRPAGRFLGYLGLGLAVPVTLIFAALIAGSVLGVYPADFVTFSAFHDLLTAQTGGGLSMPIGALVALQFVNVILGSILNLLPALGEELGWRGWLLPHLLRFGTVPAIVISGVVWGLWHAPLILLGYNYPTAPGWLGLLMMTGMCTLMGGVLAWLRIRSRSVWPAALAHGALNASIGLAVVFAQSGEDIDTVHATILGWSGWILPAVLIVVLIATQQFTWPPRATVRRRSFF, from the coding sequence GTGACACGGTCTGCGGGCCGGAGCTGGCTCGCTCTCGCCGTCTACCTCGGCCTAGCATTCGGCCTGTCGTGGCTCATCGCACTGCCTTTAGGGGTCAGTGGCGACGGCCTTGAGCACCCCGCATTCGGCGCGATTGCCCTGTGCATGATGCTGACCCCGGCGATCGCCGCACTTGTCACTGTCTTCGCGATCGAACGTCCGCAGCACCCCGCAGAAGCACTCGGCCTTGTGCCGCTCCGGCCGGCAGGTCGCTTTCTCGGCTATCTGGGGCTCGGGCTCGCCGTGCCGGTCACCCTCATCTTCGCCGCACTCATCGCGGGAAGCGTCCTCGGCGTCTACCCGGCAGACTTCGTGACGTTCTCGGCCTTTCACGACCTGCTCACGGCACAGACTGGCGGCGGCCTCTCGATGCCGATCGGCGCCCTCGTCGCTCTGCAGTTCGTGAATGTGATTCTCGGCAGCATCCTGAACCTGCTTCCTGCCCTCGGCGAAGAGCTGGGCTGGCGCGGCTGGCTGCTGCCTCATCTGCTGCGATTCGGCACGGTTCCGGCCATCGTTATCAGCGGCGTCGTGTGGGGGCTATGGCATGCGCCGCTCATTCTGCTGGGCTACAACTACCCCACGGCGCCGGGCTGGCTCGGACTGTTGATGATGACGGGAATGTGCACGCTCATGGGCGGAGTGCTGGCGTGGCTGCGCATTCGTTCCCGTTCCGTGTGGCCGGCCGCCCTCGCACACGGGGCTCTGAACGCATCAATCGGGCTCGCTGTCGTCTTCGCTCAGTCAGGAGAAGACATCGACACCGTGCATGCCACGATTCTCGGCTGGTCGGGCTGGATTCTGCCGGCGGTTCTCATCGTCGTGCTCATTGCCACACAACAGTTCACCTGGCCACCCAGGGCGACAGTGCGGCGACGAAGCTTTTTCTAG
- a CDS encoding DJ-1/PfpI family protein, producing MQIPRRVGVVLFDDFELLDAFGPIQLLSRVPEEFSITLVGPTAGPVRSRQGTLITADTSYADAETPDIALVPGGMGTRGLVAEQSFLTWLSEWATSASLVTSVCTGSALLAAAGLLEGYRATSNKRAFDWATQHGENVTWVRHARWVVDRDRWTSSGIAAGMDMTHALIADQLGPDVAAEASASIEYEPHTDPEWDPFARYNGNA from the coding sequence ATGCAGATTCCACGCCGCGTCGGGGTCGTGCTCTTCGACGACTTCGAACTGCTCGATGCCTTTGGCCCCATTCAGCTGCTCAGTCGCGTGCCCGAAGAATTCTCGATCACACTCGTTGGCCCGACCGCAGGGCCCGTGCGCAGCCGCCAGGGCACACTCATCACCGCCGACACAAGCTACGCCGACGCAGAGACACCCGACATCGCTCTCGTGCCGGGCGGCATGGGAACGCGCGGCCTCGTTGCCGAGCAGAGCTTCCTGACATGGCTCAGTGAATGGGCGACTTCCGCCAGCCTCGTCACTTCCGTCTGCACAGGCTCAGCGCTGCTTGCGGCAGCCGGCCTTCTCGAGGGCTATCGGGCAACGTCAAACAAGCGCGCATTCGACTGGGCGACACAGCACGGCGAGAACGTCACGTGGGTGCGACACGCACGTTGGGTTGTCGACCGCGACCGTTGGACATCATCGGGAATCGCTGCCGGCATGGACATGACTCATGCCCTCATCGCCGATCAACTCGGCCCGGATGTCGCGGCAGAAGCCTCTGCCAGCATCGAGTACGAGCCCCATACCGACCCGGAATGGGATCCATTCGCACGGTACAACGGAAACGCGTGA